The following coding sequences lie in one Patescibacteria group bacterium genomic window:
- a CDS encoding 3'-5' exonuclease, giving the protein MKNLLKDIIIVDFETTGFNLEKDEAVQIGFIVLDKNNLSEKASFVSWIKPQQPINPDMPGFKWATLSRNDLEEINKAPSLKEVAQQITKIIPDKYTLCAWNANFDWHFWKNLLKTVNIDIKPGGLLDLWGSAYLKLLNDPNYQGDYKSESVFQYFGAKPRLKHDALEDCRLEAMVLQKLLDK; this is encoded by the coding sequence ATGAAAAATTTATTAAAAGATATTATAATAGTGGATTTTGAAACTACCGGTTTTAATTTAGAAAAAGACGAAGCTGTGCAAATTGGTTTTATTGTTTTAGATAAAAATAATTTATCAGAAAAAGCCAGTTTTGTTTCCTGGATAAAACCCCAACAACCAATTAATCCAGATATGCCGGGTTTTAAATGGGCAACATTAAGCCGAAACGATTTAGAAGAAATAAACAAGGCGCCTAGCCTTAAAGAAGTTGCTCAACAAATAACTAAAATAATACCGGACAAATATACTCTATGCGCCTGGAATGCTAATTTTGATTGGCATTTTTGGAAAAACTTACTTAAAACCGTCAACATAGATATTAAACCAGGGGGCTTGCTAGATTTATGGGGTTCAGCTTATTTAAAATTATTAAACGATCCAAATTATCAAGGCGACTATAAATCGGAATCTGTTTTTCAATACTTTGGAGCTAAGCCCAGATTAAAACACGACGCTTTAGAAGACTGTCGTTTAGAAGCCATGGTTTTACAAAAACTATTAGACAAATAG